The following proteins are encoded in a genomic region of Ornithinibacillus sp. 4-3:
- a CDS encoding CDP-glycerol glycerophosphotransferase family protein, with protein MRYFVRDKVLELLSTLKEAIDYINHKALEECLFVMEDMQAGLDSIHNTFQSAFTVATFSKYEEIVRAIEVQLSMVREKKENQQTAYKEVKQIKYFIDQLQTDLLDEAEVKLEVLFIPYKFSMWDSLESIWLAAEADPRCNSRVMPIPYYDRDENGLLADFHYEVDSFMKHDIPVVSYKEYDYTVIQPDVIYYHNPYDGNNRVTSVSPEFYSDKLKHYTNMMVYVPYFVAGNYKGIEKERSFARAPGLINADKVILQSEVLKNVYIELGANPNKMEVLGSPKLDSIYNLEKKAHIPSNWQKLNDKKVTLLNSSIGDFLKENNYLSDLRQNIENILSNDELGLIWRPHPLFETTIKSMKTDKALEYKAIKKLVSAHPNAIIDNNEDMLSAFYFSDALVSDSSSLIYLYIMTGKPVYILYTDPKQVEKTLLYSDYLSCYFEKELELHEFLGLLKEGRDPQGKKRYDNFRKSIINSDGTSGKKIYDCIIKEMEGRTVLN; from the coding sequence ATGCGTTATTTTGTACGGGATAAAGTGTTGGAGTTATTATCGACATTGAAAGAAGCGATAGATTATATTAATCATAAAGCATTAGAGGAATGTTTATTTGTGATGGAGGATATGCAAGCAGGGCTAGATTCCATTCACAACACTTTTCAAAGTGCTTTTACGGTAGCTACATTCTCTAAGTATGAAGAAATAGTTAGAGCAATCGAAGTACAATTATCTATGGTGAGAGAGAAAAAGGAAAATCAACAAACAGCATATAAGGAAGTTAAGCAAATAAAATATTTTATTGATCAATTACAGACGGATTTACTTGATGAAGCTGAAGTGAAGCTAGAGGTGTTATTTATCCCTTATAAATTTTCCATGTGGGATTCTCTAGAAAGTATTTGGCTTGCTGCTGAAGCAGATCCAAGATGTAATAGCCGTGTCATGCCGATTCCATATTATGACCGTGATGAGAATGGTTTATTAGCTGATTTTCATTATGAAGTTGATAGTTTTATGAAGCATGATATTCCTGTTGTTTCTTATAAGGAATATGACTATACGGTGATTCAGCCTGATGTGATTTATTATCATAACCCGTATGACGGAAATAATCGAGTAACATCTGTTTCACCAGAATTTTACTCAGATAAATTAAAACATTATACAAATATGATGGTATATGTGCCTTACTTTGTAGCTGGAAATTATAAGGGAATAGAAAAGGAAAGAAGTTTTGCACGGGCTCCTGGGCTAATTAATGCGGATAAAGTTATACTACAGTCTGAAGTATTAAAAAATGTATATATAGAGCTTGGGGCTAATCCTAATAAAATGGAAGTGTTAGGTTCTCCTAAATTAGACTCTATTTATAATCTGGAAAAGAAAGCCCATATTCCTTCTAATTGGCAAAAACTAAATGATAAAAAGGTAACCTTATTAAATAGTAGTATTGGGGACTTTTTAAAAGAAAATAATTATTTAAGTGATTTAAGACAAAATATTGAAAACATATTAAGCAATGATGAGCTTGGGCTTATATGGAGACCGCATCCATTATTTGAAACTACTATTAAATCCATGAAAACGGATAAAGCATTGGAATATAAAGCGATTAAAAAGCTCGTATCCGCTCATCCAAACGCTATAATTGATAATAATGAAGATATGTTATCGGCTTTTTATTTCTCTGATGCATTAGTCTCAGATTCTAGCTCGTTGATATATTTATATATTATGACAGGAAAGCCTGTATACATCTTATACACAGATCCAAAGCAAGTAGAAAAAACACTTTTATATAGTGATTACTTGTCATGTTATTTTGAAAAGGAATTAGAACTTCATGAATTTTTAGGATTGCTGAAGGAAGGAAGAGATCCACAAGGGAAGAAGAGATATGATAATTTTAGAAAGTCAATTATAAATTCGGATGGGACTTCTGGAAAGAAAATCTATGATTGTATTATAAAAGAAATGGAAGGGCGAACGGTACTCAACTAG
- a CDS encoding phosphorylcholine transferase LicD: protein MKSLYLNTEQLKKLQTEMLSLLVEFDRICIKYNIPYFLFAGTLLGATRHHGFIPWDDDIDVAMHRKDYNKFKEVVKKELDQNTYFFQSQETDQYYNWVFDRLRLNNTVYKRVGQEHLKYHSGIFLDIFPLDDLSENKLKQFITINMCKICKKALWAPVGVKHGKNMIHRLVFKLLNYIPRRLLIFIYEYFAITFNKKKTSLIASHNVSTIIFKKEWCQESIKLEFEDLKFYAPIKYHDFLEEHYGNYMKLPPEEERKGHHYVSYIKFSDGEEVK, encoded by the coding sequence ATGAAAAGCCTATATTTAAATACTGAACAATTAAAGAAATTACAAACTGAAATGCTTAGCCTTTTAGTTGAATTTGACCGGATATGTATAAAATATAATATTCCTTACTTTTTATTTGCAGGCACATTATTGGGGGCAACAAGGCATCATGGTTTTATCCCATGGGACGATGATATTGATGTAGCAATGCACAGAAAAGATTATAATAAATTTAAAGAAGTGGTAAAGAAAGAATTAGATCAAAATACATATTTCTTTCAAAGTCAAGAGACAGATCAATATTATAATTGGGTCTTTGATAGATTAAGATTGAATAACACAGTATATAAAAGAGTTGGTCAAGAACATTTGAAATATCACAGCGGAATATTTCTTGATATATTTCCTTTAGATGATTTATCTGAAAACAAGCTCAAACAATTTATTACAATAAATATGTGTAAGATATGTAAAAAAGCTTTGTGGGCACCTGTAGGAGTAAAGCATGGTAAAAATATGATACATAGGTTAGTGTTTAAGCTATTGAATTACATACCGAGAAGACTCCTTATTTTTATTTACGAGTATTTTGCAATTACATTTAATAAAAAGAAAACTTCATTAATTGCAAGTCATAATGTTTCTACCATTATTTTTAAGAAGGAATGGTGTCAGGAAAGCATAAAACTTGAATTTGAAGATTTAAAATTTTATGCGCCTATAAAATATCATGATTTTTTGGAAGAACACTATGGAAATTACATGAAGCTACCACCAGAAGAGGAGCGAAAAGGTCATCATTATGTTTCGTATATTAAATTTTCTGATGGTGAAGAAGTTAAATAG
- a CDS encoding MFS transporter has product MNDGKIQKRWLFVLTIGLGTLLNPLNSSMISVALTRIQSEFELSFADASWVISIFYIASAAGQPVMGKLSDMFGAKRMFLIGLVLVAASSIIAPFAPNYWTLLACRALQAIGSSTLFPSGMSLVRSHITEGQGRALATLSIFASTSAAFGPSVGGFLIGSWDWPSIFLINLPFIILSFVLAIVILPNKQVQSVGKKRIDFMGIVLFIVSIIGLILFLLSLDSSINWLGLVVFIITAIGFYYYETWVKEPFINVKSIQKNTNVLFVYLQFIIINLVYYCYFFGFPTYLQQVKMLSPERTGLIMLTLAGFSVIIAPFAGRILDKYGSKIALIIGVSLLTFGTGLLLTFNEASSLLWLMIIMAVLGMSAGFNNIATQIALYENVDEEDTGSASGLLLTSRYLGSILSASLLGLTFNRYLNIETLNLVAIVCFAFCVFLLLFVLRYPKRKRARM; this is encoded by the coding sequence TTGAATGATGGAAAGATCCAGAAACGTTGGTTATTTGTACTAACCATTGGATTAGGTACACTCCTTAATCCATTGAATTCATCTATGATTTCAGTAGCTTTAACACGGATTCAAAGTGAGTTTGAGTTATCGTTTGCTGATGCTTCATGGGTTATTTCCATATTTTATATTGCTAGCGCTGCTGGTCAACCGGTGATGGGGAAATTGAGTGATATGTTTGGAGCAAAGCGGATGTTTTTAATTGGGTTAGTTTTAGTCGCAGCATCTTCCATTATTGCTCCGTTTGCGCCTAATTATTGGACGTTATTAGCATGTCGTGCATTACAAGCAATTGGTAGTTCTACACTGTTTCCAAGTGGAATGAGTCTAGTTCGTTCACATATTACGGAAGGGCAGGGAAGAGCTCTAGCGACATTATCGATTTTCGCATCTACTTCCGCAGCATTTGGTCCATCCGTAGGTGGGTTCTTAATTGGTTCATGGGATTGGCCATCGATATTCTTGATTAACTTACCATTTATTATTTTATCTTTTGTTTTGGCTATTGTCATTTTACCGAATAAACAAGTGCAAAGTGTTGGGAAGAAACGAATTGACTTTATGGGAATTGTTTTATTTATCGTTTCTATTATTGGATTAATTTTATTCTTGTTATCTCTCGATAGTAGTATCAATTGGCTTGGTTTAGTTGTATTTATCATCACAGCAATTGGTTTTTATTATTATGAAACATGGGTCAAGGAACCGTTTATTAACGTAAAATCAATTCAGAAAAATACGAATGTATTATTTGTGTATTTACAGTTTATTATTATTAATCTAGTCTACTATTGTTACTTTTTTGGATTCCCAACTTATTTACAGCAGGTGAAGATGTTAAGCCCTGAACGAACAGGCTTAATCATGCTAACATTAGCTGGCTTCTCTGTTATTATTGCACCTTTTGCGGGAAGAATTTTAGATAAGTATGGATCCAAGATTGCCTTGATTATTGGGGTATCCTTATTAACCTTTGGGACAGGGTTATTACTTACCTTCAATGAGGCTTCTTCTCTTTTATGGCTAATGATTATTATGGCTGTTTTGGGGATGAGTGCAGGATTTAACAATATTGCTACACAGATTGCTTTATATGAAAATGTGGATGAGGAAGATACTGGCTCAGCTTCAGGATTATTATTAACAAGCCGTTATTTAGGATCAATATTATCTGCAAGCTTGCTTGGCCTTACTTTTAATAGGTATCTAAACATTGAAACATTAAATCTTGTTGCCATTGTTTGTTTTGCCTTCTGTGTCTTTTTATTATTATTTGTTTTGAGATACCCGAAGCGCAAGAGAGCGAGAATGTAG
- the htpX gene encoding protease HtpX, translated as MGRRIFYYLLTNVLVLLTISIIITATGIGKYITAEGNINFGALLVFSAVIGFAGSFISLAMSRWIAKRAMRVQVINPDNPGGAIEASVVEKVHRLSRAAGLTHMPEVGIYHSAEVNAFATGPSKKRSLVAVSAGLLNEMDDDAVEGVIAHEVAHIANGDMVTMTLLQGVVNTFVVFLSRIAAFIVSRFAREELEAIVHIIAVIIFQIIFSILGSIVVYGYSRHREFHADKGGADFAGKEKMRHALVSLKAYTNRASTGDQDAAIATMKINGKKSFLSLFSTHPDLDERIKRLS; from the coding sequence ATGGGAAGAAGAATATTTTACTATTTACTAACTAATGTTTTGGTATTACTAACAATCAGTATTATTATCACAGCTACTGGTATTGGAAAGTATATTACTGCAGAGGGGAATATTAATTTTGGCGCATTGCTTGTGTTCAGTGCAGTTATTGGTTTCGCAGGTTCGTTTATTTCACTTGCGATGTCGCGTTGGATAGCAAAGCGTGCGATGCGTGTTCAAGTGATTAATCCGGATAATCCAGGTGGGGCAATAGAAGCTTCTGTAGTCGAAAAAGTGCATCGTCTATCACGTGCTGCAGGTTTAACACATATGCCAGAAGTAGGTATTTATCACTCGGCAGAAGTTAATGCTTTTGCAACCGGACCATCGAAAAAACGTTCTTTAGTTGCTGTTTCTGCTGGTTTATTGAATGAAATGGATGATGATGCGGTTGAGGGAGTTATCGCACATGAGGTTGCACATATCGCAAATGGAGATATGGTGACAATGACATTACTTCAGGGTGTTGTAAATACATTTGTTGTGTTCTTATCCCGTATCGCTGCATTTATTGTATCACGTTTTGCTAGAGAAGAGTTAGAAGCGATTGTACATATTATTGCGGTAATCATTTTCCAAATTATCTTCTCAATTTTAGGAAGTATTGTTGTTTATGGATATTCACGTCATCGCGAATTCCATGCTGACAAAGGTGGAGCAGATTTCGCTGGGAAAGAGAAAATGCGTCATGCATTAGTAAGCCTAAAGGCATATACTAATCGCGCATCAACTGGTGATCAAGATGCCGCTATAGCAACGATGAAAATCAATGGAAAGAAAAGCTTCCTGTCTTTATTTTCCACACACCCTGATCTAGATGAAAGAATTAAAAGATTATCATAA
- a CDS encoding LD-carboxypeptidase, whose translation MKLKPKRLNKGDTIGVVAPASPIRSRGHLHQAVKELKSWDFQVKLGEHVYRKHGYMAGTDQERADDLNAMFKDKTIDAIMVTNGGYGSGRILDLLDYNMIKQNPKLLVGFSDITSLHLALQKKTGLVTFHGPGVMKWNPQDFSSYSKEYLLKAISNNAPIGAIKVEDDKNWVDIIYPGQVQAEIVGGNLALLCASLGTPYEIDTKGKILFFEDWNLEPWMMDTYIQHLKNAGKLDDAVGFVIGECAHCDPVFHAGTGIYGCLSLEELFAELIQPFGKPAIYGLPLGHTASLATIPLGVEAYLDATNGKLVIKENGVI comes from the coding sequence ATGAAGCTAAAGCCAAAAAGATTAAACAAAGGAGATACGATTGGCGTAGTTGCACCAGCAAGCCCAATTCGATCAAGAGGTCATTTACATCAAGCTGTTAAAGAGCTAAAAAGCTGGGATTTTCAAGTCAAGCTAGGTGAACATGTCTATCGCAAGCATGGTTATATGGCAGGAACAGATCAAGAGCGAGCAGATGATCTAAATGCGATGTTTAAGGATAAAACAATCGATGCGATTATGGTTACAAATGGTGGATATGGATCTGGACGAATATTAGATCTATTAGATTATAATATGATTAAACAGAATCCTAAACTACTTGTTGGTTTTAGTGATATTACTTCTTTACATCTGGCATTACAGAAAAAAACAGGATTAGTAACATTTCATGGACCTGGAGTAATGAAGTGGAATCCTCAAGATTTTTCAAGCTATTCCAAGGAATATCTATTAAAAGCAATCTCCAATAATGCCCCTATAGGAGCAATTAAAGTAGAAGATGATAAAAACTGGGTGGATATTATTTACCCTGGACAGGTTCAGGCAGAAATTGTTGGAGGAAATTTAGCTTTACTTTGCGCATCTTTAGGCACACCGTACGAAATAGACACAAAGGGAAAAATTTTATTTTTTGAAGACTGGAATCTGGAGCCATGGATGATGGATACCTATATCCAACACTTGAAGAACGCAGGAAAACTAGATGACGCAGTAGGTTTTGTGATAGGAGAATGTGCACATTGTGACCCAGTTTTTCATGCAGGCACAGGAATATATGGTTGTCTTAGCTTGGAGGAGTTATTTGCAGAGTTAATTCAACCATTTGGTAAGCCTGCTATCTATGGGTTACCTCTAGGTCATACAGCTAGTCTTGCAACAATTCCATTAGGTGTAGAAGCATATTTAGATGCTACAAATGGAAAGCTGGTCATTAAAGAAAATGGAGTTATTTAA
- a CDS encoding cyclase family protein: MYPLYELLSKLKEYKWVNLTHEVTADIPVYPTFNPLSSSSISTIDDTGAFSLEYRIGNAHGTHIDAPNHFINGKRDLLDISQKERVLPLYVLHLEDKVRENPGYAVTVEDIKAFEMEYGEILEGSFVAFSSGWYKKFDDKEAFFNKDENDIEHTPGWSIPALEYLSRIRNVTAIGHETLNTDSGIEAEEAGFLVAQKYWLNENKYQNELLANLDKVPAVGSLIFTGAPHIKDAPGFPAEVFAVIPNNG, from the coding sequence ATGTATCCATTATATGAACTACTTTCCAAATTAAAAGAGTATAAATGGGTTAATTTGACACATGAGGTAACCGCTGATATTCCAGTTTATCCAACGTTTAATCCACTGTCATCTTCTTCTATTTCAACCATTGATGATACGGGTGCTTTTTCTCTAGAGTATAGGATAGGTAACGCTCATGGCACACATATTGATGCACCTAATCACTTCATAAATGGAAAAAGAGATTTATTAGATATTTCTCAAAAAGAGCGTGTTCTTCCTTTATACGTTCTTCATTTAGAAGATAAGGTGAGAGAAAACCCTGGTTATGCTGTAACGGTCGAGGATATTAAAGCGTTTGAAATGGAGTATGGGGAGATTCTAGAAGGTAGTTTTGTTGCTTTTTCAAGTGGATGGTATAAAAAATTTGATGATAAAGAAGCATTTTTTAATAAGGATGAAAATGATATTGAACATACGCCTGGTTGGTCTATACCAGCTTTAGAATATCTCAGTAGGATTCGCAATGTCACAGCTATTGGACATGAAACATTAAACACGGATAGTGGTATTGAAGCTGAAGAAGCTGGTTTTTTGGTTGCTCAAAAATATTGGTTAAATGAGAACAAATACCAAAATGAACTGTTAGCTAATTTGGATAAAGTTCCAGCTGTTGGAAGTCTTATTTTTACCGGAGCCCCACATATTAAGGATGCACCAGGATTTCCTGCAGAAGTGTTTGCGGTTATTCCAAATAATGGATAA
- a CDS encoding prolyl oligopeptidase family serine peptidase, producing MEKQHVKQDDFYKFRLPSNPVISPNRKNVLYEVTTINENKYETHLWLADLDQQAKEQISVNESTENYGAVWSPDGTKIAFLTKQEAVGTQICIYDLKQRQFEIISHFKYAAHTLAFSTDGSKLYALLPILNTIEEADGKVDRIVKLAYESLYYKFDGTGFHDGTKQQIISINIKNHTYQQLTNTSLNIEAYTVSPTSEKLAFIAVDTENNNRLAHGVLYELSLANKEVTKLYDEEVVSKISYAPDGRSLAFIAGSLHNRLYKMDFTHSHIVCLDADYPDILADTIYSDTLYRRPPWQIVWSNDSKHIYALSGHHGTTEIIRFSANQQDKTAVVIGGARTISGFSYDGTDTFVLIYSNPETPGKLSKVSLDETAILYRNARHVTDDFPAIETCFPDTEICIDNPNQAYLEQVKLASFEAFTYAASDGWKMHGFLLKPANFEAGKKYPVVLDIHGGPHSTHGFTYFHQMQLFAAQGYAVIYVNPRGSSGYGEAFTKAVLNDYGGKDKVDILTGLEAAINQYNFLDESRMAISGLSYGGYMTNWIITQTDQFNVAIAEGSVSNLVSNYGTGDVDPGLTDEDMPDKNSFEALWEISPLAYVHKVNTPLLLIHAEDDQRVPIEQGEQFYSHIKRQGKTARFVRIPESSHLMLKIADPDRRSARLEEMINWLAIYL from the coding sequence ATGGAAAAACAGCATGTAAAGCAAGACGATTTTTACAAATTTCGATTACCTAGTAATCCAGTCATTTCACCTAACAGAAAAAATGTTTTATATGAAGTAACTACAATTAACGAAAATAAATATGAAACACATCTTTGGCTTGCTGATCTAGATCAGCAAGCCAAGGAACAAATATCTGTTAACGAGAGTACAGAAAATTATGGTGCTGTGTGGTCACCCGATGGGACAAAGATTGCTTTTTTAACCAAACAAGAAGCTGTGGGAACACAAATTTGTATCTATGATTTAAAGCAACGTCAATTTGAAATTATTTCACATTTTAAATATGCTGCTCATACTCTTGCCTTTTCAACGGACGGAAGCAAGCTATACGCTCTCCTGCCTATCTTAAACACAATTGAAGAAGCTGACGGTAAAGTAGATCGAATTGTGAAGCTTGCTTATGAAAGCTTGTATTATAAATTTGATGGTACTGGATTTCATGATGGAACGAAACAACAAATCATTTCCATTAACATTAAGAATCACACCTATCAACAATTAACCAATACTAGTTTAAATATTGAGGCATACACCGTCTCTCCTACTTCCGAAAAATTAGCTTTTATTGCTGTAGATACTGAAAATAATAACCGTTTAGCTCATGGTGTATTATATGAATTATCTTTAGCTAATAAAGAAGTAACTAAGCTTTATGACGAAGAAGTTGTCTCAAAAATTAGCTATGCACCTGATGGACGATCTTTAGCCTTTATTGCTGGTAGCTTACACAATCGCCTTTATAAGATGGACTTTACTCATTCTCATATAGTTTGCTTAGATGCAGATTATCCCGATATTTTAGCAGATACAATTTATTCTGATACACTCTATCGCCGCCCACCATGGCAAATAGTTTGGTCAAATGATAGCAAACATATCTACGCATTAAGCGGACATCATGGCACAACAGAAATCATACGTTTTTCTGCAAATCAGCAGGATAAAACAGCAGTCGTTATCGGTGGCGCAAGAACAATTTCAGGTTTTTCCTATGATGGTACAGATACATTTGTCCTCATTTATTCTAATCCAGAAACCCCAGGAAAACTAAGTAAAGTATCACTTGATGAAACTGCAATATTGTATCGAAATGCTCGTCATGTAACAGATGACTTCCCTGCAATAGAAACATGCTTTCCAGATACAGAGATTTGTATTGATAACCCAAATCAAGCTTATCTTGAACAAGTAAAATTAGCATCATTTGAAGCCTTTACATATGCTGCATCTGATGGCTGGAAAATGCATGGATTTCTACTAAAACCAGCTAATTTTGAAGCAGGCAAAAAGTATCCTGTTGTTCTTGATATTCACGGTGGCCCTCACTCCACTCATGGCTTTACCTACTTTCACCAAATGCAGTTATTTGCTGCACAAGGTTACGCGGTTATTTATGTAAATCCGCGTGGTAGTTCTGGCTATGGAGAAGCTTTTACAAAGGCTGTACTCAATGATTATGGCGGAAAAGATAAGGTAGATATTCTAACTGGATTAGAGGCTGCAATAAACCAATATAATTTCTTAGATGAATCACGAATGGCAATTAGTGGATTAAGCTATGGTGGATACATGACAAATTGGATTATTACACAAACAGATCAATTTAATGTGGCTATCGCTGAAGGTAGTGTTAGTAATTTGGTTTCTAATTATGGAACGGGAGACGTTGATCCAGGTCTAACTGATGAAGATATGCCCGATAAAAATAGCTTTGAAGCACTATGGGAGATTTCTCCACTTGCTTATGTACATAAGGTCAATACGCCACTCTTACTTATTCACGCAGAGGATGACCAACGTGTACCAATTGAACAAGGCGAACAATTTTATTCTCATATTAAACGCCAAGGAAAAACAGCCCGATTTGTCCGAATACCAGAGAGTAGTCATTTAATGTTAAAGATTGCAGACCCTGACCGCAGATCTGCTCGTCTAGAAGAAATGATAAACTGGTTAGCCATTTATTTATAA
- a CDS encoding ABC transporter substrate-binding protein — MNKLLKSIFVCAFLAVILIACSKDSEDNQDAAEETNANDNDTTQTETSDDDLKDELNIAYSAQPATIDPHITTAVATSDIMRGVYETLLATDENYEVKPMLAESYEVSDDGKEITFKIRQGVKFHNGKEMTVDDVVASMERWRTLSSRATPFADAKFEATDDQTVVFTLPEPISTTLPVLTGMLGSFAAIMPAEVIEAGDDSGVTEFIGTGPFQFDEWRQDSYVKLSKFDDYQAVEEEASGLAGKKEALVEEVYFHFVTDASTRVAGVLSGEYDIVHATPYDQAETIENSDVAVNHSVPGSTYIFLFNKEKEIFKDVRVRKAIRQGLDVASIMHGTFGNEEYYTLNHNLVMPYLTNLYNTDVGKAELEEYDLEAAKQELEELGVAGEEISLVTTRDYDDQYNASVVAQQQLEQMGLKVNLEVYDWPTLLDLTEDPEGFDLNIMGWGPQPEPTSYGFLRPGYDSGWIEGNEFFELIDEFRRQPSLEETAEAYEAIVQWLTDEVPFIKLGDSNRIATVSNKVNNFQFQDGFITWNISVSK; from the coding sequence ATGAACAAATTATTAAAATCTATTTTTGTATGCGCTTTCTTAGCTGTCATTTTAATTGCTTGTAGTAAAGACTCTGAAGACAATCAAGATGCAGCTGAAGAAACAAATGCCAATGACAATGACACAACCCAGACAGAAACCTCAGATGATGATTTAAAAGATGAATTAAATATCGCTTATTCCGCACAACCAGCCACAATTGACCCACATATCACAACAGCAGTTGCTACATCCGATATTATGCGTGGTGTATATGAAACATTACTTGCTACTGATGAAAATTACGAAGTGAAACCAATGCTTGCTGAATCTTATGAAGTCAGTGATGACGGGAAAGAAATCACTTTTAAAATAAGACAAGGCGTTAAATTCCATAACGGAAAAGAAATGACTGTAGACGATGTAGTTGCTTCTATGGAACGTTGGAGAACTTTATCTAGCCGCGCTACCCCATTCGCTGATGCAAAGTTTGAAGCTACTGATGATCAAACCGTTGTATTTACGTTACCAGAACCAATTTCAACTACTCTACCTGTCTTAACTGGAATGCTAGGATCATTTGCAGCCATTATGCCAGCAGAAGTAATTGAAGCAGGTGATGACTCTGGTGTTACTGAATTTATCGGTACTGGACCATTTCAGTTTGACGAATGGCGTCAGGATTCTTATGTAAAGCTTTCAAAGTTTGATGATTATCAAGCTGTAGAGGAAGAAGCTAGTGGACTTGCTGGTAAAAAAGAAGCACTTGTTGAGGAAGTGTATTTCCATTTTGTAACAGATGCTTCTACACGAGTAGCGGGAGTACTATCTGGTGAATATGACATCGTTCATGCAACGCCATATGACCAAGCAGAAACAATTGAAAATAGTGATGTTGCAGTAAACCATAGTGTTCCCGGTTCTACTTATATCTTCCTCTTTAATAAAGAAAAAGAAATATTCAAAGATGTGCGTGTGCGCAAAGCAATTCGCCAAGGATTAGATGTTGCTTCTATCATGCACGGTACTTTCGGTAATGAAGAATATTACACCCTTAACCACAATTTAGTGATGCCTTACTTAACAAATCTTTACAATACAGATGTTGGTAAAGCTGAATTAGAAGAGTATGATTTAGAAGCTGCTAAACAAGAGCTAGAAGAACTTGGGGTTGCTGGAGAAGAAATCAGCCTTGTCACAACACGTGATTATGATGATCAATACAATGCTTCTGTTGTTGCACAACAACAATTAGAGCAAATGGGACTTAAAGTTAATCTAGAAGTGTATGATTGGCCAACCCTACTTGATTTAACAGAAGACCCAGAAGGCTTCGACTTGAATATTATGGGTTGGGGACCACAGCCTGAGCCAACTTCATATGGATTCTTACGTCCAGGCTATGATTCTGGTTGGATTGAAGGAAATGAATTCTTTGAACTAATTGATGAATTTAGAAGACAGCCTTCTTTAGAAGAAACAGCTGAGGCTTATGAAGCGATTGTACAATGGTTAACAGATGAAGTTCCATTTATTAAACTTGGAGATTCCAACCGAATTGCTACTGTTTCTAATAAAGTAAATAATTTCCAGTTCCAAGACGGATTTATTACTTGGAATATCTCTGTATCTAAATAA